Within the Nitrospiraceae bacterium genome, the region TGCCACCCTGGTTGGATTCCTATTTCTTCCAACAGTCTGATGGTCGTGGGATCGTTCGCGGCTTCAACCAATTGTAGTCGTTGAAATTCCCGCTCTTCAGATTTGTTGTCGAAAATATACTGATTCATCACCCTTCCTCTGCTGCCGGTTGTTTCATGATATCCAAGGCCGCCTGGCATCCGGCTAGATACCCTGTCGCCCAGGCCCATTGAAAGTTAAACCCGCCGATGCGGCCATCGCAGTCCAACATTTCCCCAATCACATAGAGCCCCGGCACATACCGAGAGCCCATGGAATGGACAGATATTTCTTCCAGAGGGACACCTCCGGCCGTGACTTCGGCAAAGTTCCATCCGCGTGATCCGATGACGGGAAGATCAAGATGGGTGAGTGTTCGGACCAGATTCCGGCGAGCCTCTTTGGACAAGAGGTTAACCGGAGTGTCAGAAAGCCCAGGTTCTTGGATGCTAACCAGCGTGCTAGCCACACGCGTGGGTAACCGTTCGGCTAACAGTGTGGAAACAAGTTTTCGCCCGGGGAGGGTGGCAGCCTGCATGAGCCATTTCTCCACATCCTGGTTGGAGAGGTGAGGGAAGCAGTTGAGATGAAGGCGGACAGTTTCTCCTTGCGCGGCTGCGCGAACCCAAACCCGGCTGGCATCCAAGACCACCGGCCCACTAATGCCGAAATGTGTCCACAACAAGCTGCCGGTGCGGCGATCGAAGGTTTTTCCCGCAATGGTAGTGGTGAGCGTGACGTCATGAGAAATGCCGGAAAGGGTGGCATGGAAAAACGCAGGCTCAAGAATCAAAGGAACCAAGGCAGGATAGGTGGCGGTGACGGTATGCCCCAACTGTTGGGCCAACCCCCAACCGGATCCATCGGATCCGGTTTTGGGGAGAGACCGGCCACCGGTCGCGAGAATAACTCGTTTGGCCCGAAGTGTTCCCTGGGAATGTTGGATCAAAAACTCCCCTCCTGTCCTGGTCAAATCTTGAACGAGGTGGTGCGTCAAAAGAGCAATGCCCAGTTCCTCGCACCGCCTGAGAAGCCCATCGAGCACGGTTCGGGCTTTGTTGCTTATGGGAAACAATTTACCGGTGGCTTCAGTCCGTAACGGGACACTCAAAGAACTAAACCATCGAACGGTGGCTTGTTCGTCGAAGCGTCGAAGGATCCGTTCAATCAGCTTTCGGTTCCCGTAGAAGTCGGACGCGGTGACACGTTGATTGGTGACATTGCAGCGTCCACCTCCGGATACCAGGATCTTAGCCCCGATGGTTTTGGCACCGTCCAGAAGGACAATAGAGAGATTCGGGTTCGTCTCCCCGGCGAAAATGGCGGCTGCCAGCCCTGCGGCTCCTGCGCCGATGATAGCGATGTCGGTGTCGGAAGGCATAGGCAATATCTGGAGCGAGTGAGAATTTATCGGAGTTGGGAGTCAGACGGTTTACGAAACAAGACGACATTCTTGTGCAAATAGATAATTTCCGCTCCCCATCGTGAGCGGAGCCATGTCCAGGTTTCGTGTGAAAAAAAGCAGACATGCGTGGGGTCTTTGAGGTAATACCAAGCGAGAAACGGTCGATTAGGTGGCGCCAGTTGGGTCATGATTCCCAATATGCCATCAATCTTCAGACGAGCCCATAAC harbors:
- a CDS encoding NAD(P)/FAD-dependent oxidoreductase — translated: MPSDTDIAIIGAGAAGLAAAIFAGETNPNLSIVLLDGAKTIGAKILVSGGGRCNVTNQRVTASDFYGNRKLIERILRRFDEQATVRWFSSLSVPLRTEATGKLFPISNKARTVLDGLLRRCEELGIALLTHHLVQDLTRTGGEFLIQHSQGTLRAKRVILATGGRSLPKTGSDGSGWGLAQQLGHTVTATYPALVPLILEPAFFHATLSGISHDVTLTTTIAGKTFDRRTGSLLWTHFGISGPVVLDASRVWVRAAAQGETVRLHLNCFPHLSNQDVEKWLMQAATLPGRKLVSTLLAERLPTRVASTLVSIQEPGLSDTPVNLLSKEARRNLVRTLTHLDLPVIGSRGWNFAEVTAGGVPLEEISVHSMGSRYVPGLYVIGEMLDCDGRIGGFNFQWAWATGYLAGCQAALDIMKQPAAEEG